From the Lactuca sativa cultivar Salinas chromosome 9, Lsat_Salinas_v11, whole genome shotgun sequence genome, the window GACTAAAGAAGATGAGCATCCCTATGAGACCACCAAGTAAAAGCCCTCCAAGAAGAGGAAGTGAAATCATCAGTGCAAGTTTGTGGTTCCGGTTGGCGCTCCCACTTGCTGATGCACATTGTTCTAAGCCAGTAACATTACCACACAAACCTTTATTCCCTTGTAATTCTTCTATCGATATATTCCTAAAGCCTATGCTATTGGGAATGGGACCTTGCAACTCATTGTACGATAGATCAATGCTCCGCAACCCATTCATTTGTTCAAAGCTTTTGGGAATATTACCAGAGAGTTTATTGTGCGAAAGATTGAGATTCTCTAAACTACTCAGACTTGAAAGTGCTGAAGGTATCTCTGCGGTGAGTGAATTGTGACTCAGATCTAGATCTGACAGCTGAATCAATTTACCTATTTGTGCTGGGATCTCATGTGTAAATTGGTTGTTACTCAAGTTTAAGTGAAAAAGTTTTGTGCAACCCCCGAGGGAAGAGGGAATGGGCCCATTCAACTTATTGGTGGACAGATCAAGGTATGAAAGTTCAGCAAATGATCCTAGTTCTGGAGGTATACCACCGGAAAGTTGGTTGTTACTTAAAACAAGTTTCCACAAGGCAGTCAAACGCCCAAATTCTTGTGGTATCTCTCCTACTAAATCATTGGAAGAAAGATCAAGTGACATTAATTGCGGAGTGTTTCCAAGAGAAGCAGGTATTTTGCCACTGACTCGATTCCCTCCCATCTCGATGTTGGTTAAATTTTTGCACTTACTCCAGTTGTTGGAGAGTTCCCCATAAAGCTTGTTGTCATTGAGGCTGATGTAATTAAGGTTTGGATAGATACCAAAGCTCTCGGAGATATTTCCAGTGAGCTGGTTACCATCAAAACGTAGCCGGATCAAGCTTGAGCAGTTGTACAAGCTTTTAGGAATTGGACCAGACAGATTATTATAACCAACAAGTAGCCTTTCAAGTTTCCCCCCATTGCAGATTTTATCCGGCAAGTTGCCAGAAAAGCTGTTCTCGCTAATCTCTATCTGAACCAACTGTAGTTTCCCTAACTCTTGTGGTATAGGACCAGAAAATTGATTATTCTGGAGattcaaaatttttaaattttgtagGTTACCAAACGAATTTGGAATGGAACCGTTGAGTTTATTTTCGCTCAATTCCAGAATAGAAAGGAATATCAAATTTCCTAACTCGTGCGGAAGGGGACCAGAAAGTTGGTTACTGAAGAGACGAAGAAGATTAAGGGATTTCAGTTCACCTAATGAGTGAGGAATCGGACCACTGAGCTGGTTATATTGTAGCTCCAAGCTTTCAAGTGACGCCAACTTACCTATTTCAATAGGGATTGTTCCATTCAGCTGATTATTATCTAGACGTAAGACAATTAGTTTTTTCAGATTGACAAAAGTCGTGGGGATAGACCCAGTCAGAGAGTTGTTGTACATATAAAGCCGCCTTAGATCAGAAAGATTTCCCAGTTCATAAGGAATGGGACCAGACATATTATTCCTATCGAGACCAATATAACTCAGTTTCGATAACTCACCCAAACATGTAGGAATTGAACCATAAAGATGGTTGCCGCTCAGAGCAAGCTCTGAAAGGAACTTCATCTGGCATATTGATTTTGGAATTGAACCATTAAACTGATTATTGAACAAGTGAAGGGCGACAAGTGAACTCAACTGTCCGATTTCGGGTGGGATTATTCCAGAGAAATTATTGAAAGCAAAATCAAGATAGTCAACTTTTGAAATATAACGGACTTCAGGTGGGATGATACCAGAAAAGTAGTTTAAACTAAGCTCAAAGTATGTAAGATTGGGAAACGAAGAAAATGAGAACTGATCAAGGGTACCATTTAAACCAGAAGAAGAAAGGTTCAAACCCTGTATGCTCCCATCAGCATTGCACGAAACTCCATACCAGTTGCATGGAGATACCGTTCTCTGAACAGAAGAATTGTGATGGAGATCTATCCACGAAGGTAAAAGGAGGTCACTATTTTGGCTATGGAGGGTTGCTTTCCATCTTAGGAGAGCATCAACTTCATCCGACGAACTGGAAGCTATATATAGGGTAGAGAAAACTGTTGCAACTAAGAATATGACTGAAGAGAAGGCCTTCTTGATGGTCAGAGGTGCCATGCTTTGTGGTTATGGGTTAAAGTTGTTTGGTGTAATTTATATTGGCAGGGCATTGAACAGAAAATATAAAACACATATGCGTTGACGTCATTGACTTTTGAGTAGGGCTgtcaattctcgacacgacacgcgacacgacccgcgacacgacacgaaataaatgggtttgggttgagtttttcaacccgccaacctgtttattaaacgggtcatatatgggtttctcaaaaaataaacaggttgacccgccaacccgtttatattcttaataaaaaaaatattttatttttaaatgtatttatgtatcaagtattaatatttaataagtattacaaaaatataccatttattcataaaccatttgactgttttgacattaTGACTCGTGGTGAATGGTCTAATGTcataagtcgtaacctataaagctaagtttgtaacatgtttctatgaatgtttttaatattcattaggatgtttaagacttaaatatgtaaaattcggacccatgaacccaaatctgacccacgaacccgccaacttgtgaacccatttaaataaatgggttggtgggtcatatatgggtttatgttccaaacccgccaacccgtgacccgccaacccgtgacctgtatatttaaatgggttgtgtttgggttgacatattttgacacgccaacccgctaacccgcgacacgccaacccgaacacgacacgattgccaggcctaCTTTTGAGACTCGCGGTGTCTAATCTTCCACATACAAATTTTCCAGCCTGGTAGACTTTCTTATTGTTGTCACCTTCGGATGTAGGGACAGTTTGGGAGCCATACATGAAGACCAATGACTGTTGTTTATAGTCTCCTCCAAATAGTATTCAAACCCCATGTATTTcacaagagtttgatttttactTGGACACATCATTCGTGTGGTGTACCAAAAGGCTTCTAACCCAGCGGTATCAGGTAGTGAGTGCTCTCCCTCTGAGAGGTTGAGGGTTTAAGTCTCGTTGTGACATATGTGGAATTTGGTGTTGgtttaggatatatatatatatatatatatatatatatatatatatatatatatatatatatatatatatatatatatatatatatatatatataatccactCCCTGCCCGAACCCAATAAAAATCCCGATAACGACCCGTTACCCGACTCGAAatgatcgggtttcgggtttccctGTCGGGTTCGAGCTTTTTTGCCATCCATATTTATTAGTGACCAATATTTTAGTGACGACCTAAAATTTGGTCAATAATAGCATCATTTAGTCACCATATATTAAGTCGTCACTAAATTTGGTAATCCTACAAATTTAATGACCAATACTATGTTGTCGTCACTAAATCAGTCACTAAACCGTGAATAAAATTAAGATATATGTTTTTTGATATCATAACAAGTATTAGTGACTAAAAATAATGGTCATTGTTTTAGAGGCTTAGTGACAAAAAATAATAGTCACTGCATTGGAGGTTGAATTACCAAAAATAGTGGTCACTAACTATTCGAAACCACCTAAACACTATGTGTTATGCGGATAAACTATGACCACTTAGTGGTCACtgaaatgcaaaataaaagaCAATTTGTGACAAAAATAATGGCtactaaattaaaaattaaaaaaacaattagTGACCAAAACTAGTGGTCACTGGCTTTAAAAAATGACAATAATATAGCGATCCCTGAAGTTGACAATTGTAAAATCCACCACTTACATACTTGTCACACTCCGAAAACCTTACGAATT encodes:
- the LOC111921259 gene encoding MDIS1-interacting receptor like kinase 2 — encoded protein: MAPLTIKKAFSSVIFLVATVFSTLYIASSSSDEVDALLRWKATLHSQNSDLLLPSWIDLHHNSSVQRTVSPCNWYGVSCNADGSIQGLNLSSSGLNGTLDQFSFSSFPNLTYFELSLNYFSGIIPPEVRYISKVDYLDFAFNNFSGIIPPEIGQLSSLVALHLFNNQFNGSIPKSICQMKFLSELALSGNHLYGSIPTCLGELSKLSYIGLDRNNMSGPIPYELGNLSDLRRLYMYNNSLTGSIPTTFVNLKKLIVLRLDNNQLNGTIPIEIGKLASLESLELQYNQLSGPIPHSLGELKSLNLLRLFSNQLSGPLPHELGNLIFLSILELSENKLNGSIPNSFGNLQNLKILNLQNNQFSGPIPQELGKLQLVQIEISENSFSGNLPDKICNGGKLERLLVGYNNLSGPIPKSLYNCSSLIRLRFDGNQLTGNISESFGIYPNLNYISLNDNKLYGELSNNWSKCKNLTNIEMGGNRVSGKIPASLGNTPQLMSLDLSSNDLVGEIPQEFGRLTALWKLVLSNNQLSGGIPPELGSFAELSYLDLSTNKLNGPIPSSLGGCTKLFHLNLSNNQFTHEIPAQIGKLIQLSDLDLSHNSLTAEIPSALSSLSSLENLNLSHNKLSGNIPKSFEQMNGLRSIDLSYNELQGPIPNSIGFRNISIEELQGNKGLCGNVTGLEQCASASGSANRNHKLALMISLPLLGGLLLGGLIGMLIFFSQRKRKSSTQLVVEEGKHREDFFSISDFDGRDTYDEILKATEEFNGAYCIGKGGCGSVYKAQLASGDVVAVKRLHSSSAIVNHNDFVNEIKALTRIRHRNIVKLHGYCAHAQNSFLVYEYLQGGSLADILRNEAAPTLDWMQRMNIIKGVAHALSYMHHDCSPPIVHRDISSKNILLDSEYEACVSDFGTSKILNKNSSNRSNLAGTFGYIAPELAYTMKVTEKCDVYSFGVLTLEIIKGEHPGDLVTSLTFASDKKTDLKDLMDHRLPIPHPEIKRVLTSIMILAIRCVKSNPKMRPTMYDVSQQIAMVHL